One Nomascus leucogenys isolate Asia chromosome 22a, Asia_NLE_v1, whole genome shotgun sequence DNA segment encodes these proteins:
- the DLX1 gene encoding homeobox protein DLX-1, protein MTMTTMPESLNSPVSGKAVFMEFGPPNQQMSPSPMSHGHYSMHCLHSAGHSQPDGAYSSASSFSRPLGYPYVNSVSSHASSPYISSVQSYPGSASLAQSRLEDPGADSEKSTVVEGGEVRFNGKGKKIRKPRTIYSSLQLQALNRRFQQTQYLALPERAELAASLGLTQTQVKIWFQNKRSKFKKLMKQGGAALEGSALANGRALSAGSPPVPPGWNPNSSSGKGSGGNAGSYIPSYTSWYPSAHQEAMQQPQLM, encoded by the exons ATGACCATGACCACCATGCCAGAAAGTCTCAACAGCCCCGTGTCGGGCAAGGCGGTGTTTATGGAGTTTGGGCCGCCCAACCAGCAAATGTCTCCTTCTCCCATGTCCCACGGGCACTACTCCATGCACTGTTTACACTCGGCGGGCCATTCGCAGCCCGACGGCGCCTACAGCTCAGCCTCGTCCTTCTCCCGACCGCTGGGCTACCCCTACGTCAACTCGGTCAGCAGCCACGCATCCAGCCCCTACATCAGTTCGGTGCAGTCCTACCCGGGCAGCGCCAGCCTCGCCCAGAGCCGCCTGGAGGACCCAG GGGCGGACTCGGAGAAGAGCACGGTGGTGGAAGGCGGTGAAGTGCGCTTCAATGGCAAGGGAAAAAAGATCCGTAAACCCAGGACGATTTATTCCAGTTTGCAGTTGCAGGCTTTGAACCGGAGGTTCCAGCAAACTCAGTACCTAGCTCTGCCGGAGAGGGCGGAGCTCGCGGCCTCTTTGGGACTCACACAGACTCAG GTCAAGATCTGGTTCCAAAACAAGCGATCCAAGTTCAAGAAGCTgatgaagcagggtggggcggcTCTGGAGGGTAGTGCGTTGGCCAACGGCCGGGCCCTGTCTGCTGGCTCCCCACCCGTGCCGCCCGGCTGGAACCCTAACTCTTCATCCGGAAAGGGCTCAGGCGGAAACGCGGGCTCCTATATCCCCAGCTACACATCGTGGTATCCTTCAGCGCACCAAGAAGCTATGCAGCAACCCCAACTTATGTGA
- the DLX2 gene encoding homeobox protein DLX-2, giving the protein MTGVFDSLVADMHSTQIAASSTYHQHQQPPSGGGAGPGGNNSSSSSLHKPQESPTLPVSTATDSSYYTNQQHPAGGGGGGGSPYAHMGSYQYQASGLNNVPYSAKSSYDLGYTAAYTYAPYGTSSSPANNEPEKEDLEPEIRIVNGKPKKVRKPRTIYSSFQLAALQRRFQKTQYLALPERAELAASLGLTQTQVKIWFQNRRSKFKKMWKSGEIPSEQHPGASASPPCASPPVSAPASWDFGAPQRMAGGGGPGSGGSGAGSSGSSPSSAASAFLGNYPWYHQASGSASHLQATAPLLHPTQTPQPHHHHHHHGGGGAPVSAGTIF; this is encoded by the exons ATGACTGGAGTCTTTGACAGTCTAGTGGCTGATATGCACTCTACCCAGATCGCCGCCTCCAGCACGTACCACCAGCACCAGCAGCCCCCGAGCGGCGGCGGCGCCGGCCCGGGtggcaacaacagcagcagcagcagcctccaCAAGCCCCAGGAGTCGCCCACCCTTCCGGTGTCCACAGCCACCGACAGCAGCTACTACACCAACCAGCAGCAcccggcgggcggcggcggcggcgggggctcGCCCTACGCGCACATGGGTTCCTACCAGTACCAAGCCAGCGGCCTCAACAACGTCCCTTACTCCGCCAAGAGCAGCTATGACCTGGGCTACACCGCCGCCTACACCTACGCTCCCTATGGAACCAGTTCGTCCCCAGCCAACAACGAGCCTG AGAAGGAGGACCTTGAGCCTGAAATCCGGATAGTGAACGGGAAGCCAAAGAAAGTCCGGAAACCCCGCACCATCTACTCCAGTTTCCAGCTGGCGGCTCTTCAGCGGCGTTTCCAAAAGACTCAATACCTGGCCTTGCCGGAGCGAGCAGAGCTGgcggcctctctgggcctcacgcAGACTCAG GTCAAAATCTGGTTCCAGAACCGCCGGTCCAAGTTCAAGAAGATGTGGAAAAGTGGTGAGATCCCCTCGGAGCAGCACCCTGGGGCCAGCGCTTCTCCGCCTTGTGCTTCGCCGCCAGTCTCAGCGCCAGCCTCCTGGGACTTTGGTGCGCCGCAGCGGATGGCGGGCGGCGGCGGTCCGGGCAGTGGCGGCAGCGGCGCCGGCAGCTCCGGCTCCAGCCCGAGCAGCGCGGCCTCGGCTTTTCTGGGCAACTACCCCTGGTACCACCAGGCCTCCGGATCCGCCTCACACCTGCAGGCCACGGCGCCGCTGCTGCACCCTACTCAGACCCCGCAGccgcatcaccaccaccaccatcacggCGGCGGGGGCGCCCCGGTGAGCGCGGGGACGATTTTCTAA